The following coding sequences lie in one Clupea harengus chromosome 23, Ch_v2.0.2, whole genome shotgun sequence genomic window:
- the jakmip3 gene encoding janus kinase and microtubule-interacting protein 3 isoform X8 — MSKKGPGGRNKGERPDALGALQAANEELRAKLTDIQIELQQEKSKVSKLEREKTQEVRHEQNKSTVVVTELRAKLHEEKLKELHSVRETLLRQHEQELMRVIKIKDGEIQRLQGLVAALRDGPADKLRSALVVEVREEARRGFESERGRLQQEILELKGAKRQMEDALSTAVQADKTKAAEIRSVYHLHQEEINRIKRECEREIRRLMDEIKVKDRAVAGLEQKLGVQTGVAQRLALLREAERQAAGPRSEPPYSSSAGDSLEPSASPGQQLDEKDARRFQLKIAELSAIIRKLEDRNALLSEERNELLKRLREAESQYKPILDKNRRLTHKNEELAHAFRRMENKLRFVTQENIEMTQHVFLQRRSGSIRRPSSLNALDQSQDEREIEFLKLQVLEQQNIIDDLSKALETAGYVKSVIERDMLLRYRRQDSGRRRKNKAGKPVIETFFGYDEEASMDSDGSSHSYHTDRTPCTPDDDLEEGMIREETELRFRQLTMEYQALQRAYALLQEQVGGTFDAEKEVKTREQMQAELIRYQTRVQDLECVLSQQGQDMKWIEEKQALYQRNQGLVEKIKHMESEEHRLRNEIQDIKDQNELLEFRILELEERERRSPAINFHNIYFREGVSPLQIYCEAEGVTDISISELMKKLDILGDNAVSTLSNEEQVVVIHARTVLTLAERWLEQIEVTKSALQQKMLDIESEKDLFSKQKGYLDDELDYRKQSVDQAHKRILELEAMLFDALQQEAGAKVSELLSEDQREALQRAVEQWRRQVLSELRERDTQILRERMELVQHAQQRIKELEEWIGAQKRQIKELEEKPSFFGRSFSGQPDQVGVQN; from the exons ATGTCCAAGAAGGGGCCGGGGGGCCGGAACAAGGGGGAGCGGCCCGACGCCCTGGGGGCTCTGCAGGCGGCCAACGAGGAGCTGAGGGCCAAACTCACCGACATCCAGATCGAGCTCCAGCAAGAGAAGAGCAAG GTGAGTAAGCTGGAGCGCGAGAAGACGCAGGAGGTGCGGCACGAGCAGAACAAGTcgacggtggtggtgacggaGCTGCGGGCCAAGCTGCATGAGGAGAAGCTGAAGGAGCTGCACAGCGTGCGCGAGACGCTACTGCGCCAGCACGAGCAGGAGCTGATGCGCGTCATCAAGATCAAAGACGGAGAGATCCAGCGGCTCCAGGGCCTGGTGGCGGCCTTGCGCGATGGCCCCGCCGACAAGCTGCGCTCGGCCCTGGTGGTGGAGGTGCGCGAGGAGGCCCGCCGGGGCTTCGAGAGCGAGCGCGGCCGCCTGCAGCAGGAGATTCTGGAGCTGAAGGGGGCCAAGCGGCAGATGGAGGATGCGCTCAGCACCGCCGTGCAGGCCGACAAGACCAAGGCAGCTGAGATCCGCAGCGTCTACCACCTCCACCAGGAGGAGATCAACCGCATcaagagagagtgcgagagggaGATCCGGCGTCTG ATGGATGAGATAAAGGTAAAGGACAGAGCAGTGGCGGGGCTGGAGCAAAAGCTGGGGGTGCAGACGGGCGTGGCCCAGCGTCTGGCCCTGCTCAGGGAGGCCGAGCGTCAGGCCGCCGGCCCCAGGTCTGAGCCTCCTTACTCAAGTAGTGCAGGAGACTCCCTCGAGCCCTCAGCCAGCCCT GGACAGCAGTTGGACGAAAAGGACGCCCGCCGCTTCCAACTGAAGATCGCCGAGCTGAGTGCCATCATACGCAAGCTGGAGGACCGTAATGCCCTGCTGTCCGAGGAGCGCAACGAGCTA ctgaAGCGACTGCGGGAGGCTGAGAGTCAGTATAAGCCTATATTGGATAAGAACAGGCGACTGACTCACAAGAATGAGGAGCTGGCCCACGCCTTCAGACGTATGGAGAACAAACTGCGTTTCGTCACACAGGAGAACATTGAGATG ACACAGCATGTGTTTTTGCAGAGGAGGTCAGGGTCCATCCGGAGGCCAAGCTCACTCAATGCCTTGGATCAGAGTCAGGACGAGAGGGAGATTGAGTTCCTCAAACTGCAGGTTCTGGAGCAGCAGAACATCATTGATGACCTGTCCAAG GCACTTGAAACTGCAGGATACGTGAAAAGTGTCATA GAGAGGGACATGTTGCTGAGGTACAGAAGACAAGATTCAGGTCGACGAAGGAAGAACAAGGCCGGCAAG CCGGTGATAGAGACATTCTTCGGATATGATGAAGAGGCTTCCATGGACTCGGACGGCTCATCCCACTCCTACCACACGGACCGCACACCCTGCACGCCTGACGACGacctggaggag GGCATGATAAGAGAAGAAACAGAGCTGAGGTTTCGCCAGTTGACTATGGAGTACCAGGCACTGCAGCGGGCATACGCTCTCTTACAAGAACAGGTTGGGGGCACGTTTGATGCTGAGAAGGAAGTCAAG ACACGAGAACAAATGCAAGCTGAACTCATTCGCTACCAAACCAGAGTCCAAGACCTTGAGTGTGTTTTAAGTCAGCAAGGCCAG gATATGAAATGGATTGAAGAGAAGCAGGCATTGTATCAAAGAAATCAAGGCCTCGTCGAAAAG ATTAAGCACATGGAATCAGAGGAGCATCGTTTGAGAAACGAGATTCAGGACATTAAAGACCAAAATGAACTTTTAGAGTTCCGTATTCTCGAACTTGAA gagagagagaggagatcccCAGCCATAAACTTCCACAATATCTACTTCAGAGAGGGCGTGAGCCCACTGCAGAtctactgtgaggcagagggagTCACT GATATAAGCATTTCAGAGCTGATGAAAAAGCTGGATATTCTGGGGGATAACGCCGTAAGT ACCCTTTCCAATGAGGAGCAAGTGGTAGTCATTCATGCCCGGACTGTTCTGACTCTGGCTGAGAGG TGGCTGGAGCAAATTGAGGTGACCAAATCCGCTTTACAGCAGAAAATGCTGGACATTGAGAGTGAGAAG GACCTCTTCAGCAAACAGAAAGGATATTTAGATGATGAGCTGGACTACAGAAAGCAGTCAGTGGATCAGGCGCATAAG CGGATTCTGGAACTGGAGGCCATGTTGTTCGATGCGCTGCAGCAGGAGGCCGGGGCCAAGGTGTCGGAGCTGCTGTCCGAAGACCAGCGTGAGGCGCTCCAGCGTGCCGTGGAGCAGTGGAGGAGACAGGTGCTGAGcgagctgagggagagagatactcaGATActcagagagaggatggagctgGTGCAGCACGCACAGCag AGAATAAAGGAGCTGGAGGAGTGGATAGGAGCACAGAAACGACAGATAAAGGAATTAGAAGAAAAG CCTTCATTCTTTGGTCGTAGTTTCTCCGGCCAGCCAGATCAGGTGGGTGTGCAGAACTAA
- the jakmip3 gene encoding janus kinase and microtubule-interacting protein 3 isoform X7, producing the protein MSKKGPGGRNKGERPDALGALQAANEELRAKLTDIQIELQQEKSKVSKLEREKTQEVRHEQNKSTVVVTELRAKLHEEKLKELHSVRETLLRQHEQELMRVIKIKDGEIQRLQGLVAALRDGPADKLRSALVVEVREEARRGFESERGRLQQEILELKGAKRQMEDALSTAVQADKTKAAEIRSVYHLHQEEINRIKRECEREIRRLMDEIKVKDRAVAGLEQKLGVQTGVAQRLALLREAERQAAGPRSEPPYSSSAGDSLEPSASPGQQLDEKDARRFQLKIAELSAIIRKLEDRNALLSEERNELLKRLREAESQYKPILDKNRRLTHKNEELAHAFRRMENKLRFVTQENIEMTQHVFLQRRSGSIRRPSSLNALDQSQDEREIEFLKLQVLEQQNIIDDLSKERDMLLRYRRQDSGRRRKNKAGKPVIETFFGYDEEASMDSDGSSHSYHTDRTPCTPDDDLEEGMIREETELRFRQLTMEYQALQRAYALLQEQVGGTFDAEKEVKTREQMQAELIRYQTRVQDLECVLSQQGQDMKWIEEKQALYQRNQGLVEKIKHMESEEHRLRNEIQDIKDQNELLEFRILELEERERRSPAINFHNIYFREGVSPLQIYCEAEGVTDISISELMKKLDILGDNAVSTLSNEEQVVVIHARTVLTLAERWLEQIEVTKSALQQKMLDIESEKDLFSKQKGYLDDELDYRKQSVDQAHKRILELEAMLFDALQQEAGAKVSELLSEDQREALQRAVEQWRRQVLSELRERDTQILRERMELVQHAQQRIKELEEWIGAQKRQIKELEEKPSFFGRSFSGQPDQGCRLFCLSDVSDERATAG; encoded by the exons ATGTCCAAGAAGGGGCCGGGGGGCCGGAACAAGGGGGAGCGGCCCGACGCCCTGGGGGCTCTGCAGGCGGCCAACGAGGAGCTGAGGGCCAAACTCACCGACATCCAGATCGAGCTCCAGCAAGAGAAGAGCAAG GTGAGTAAGCTGGAGCGCGAGAAGACGCAGGAGGTGCGGCACGAGCAGAACAAGTcgacggtggtggtgacggaGCTGCGGGCCAAGCTGCATGAGGAGAAGCTGAAGGAGCTGCACAGCGTGCGCGAGACGCTACTGCGCCAGCACGAGCAGGAGCTGATGCGCGTCATCAAGATCAAAGACGGAGAGATCCAGCGGCTCCAGGGCCTGGTGGCGGCCTTGCGCGATGGCCCCGCCGACAAGCTGCGCTCGGCCCTGGTGGTGGAGGTGCGCGAGGAGGCCCGCCGGGGCTTCGAGAGCGAGCGCGGCCGCCTGCAGCAGGAGATTCTGGAGCTGAAGGGGGCCAAGCGGCAGATGGAGGATGCGCTCAGCACCGCCGTGCAGGCCGACAAGACCAAGGCAGCTGAGATCCGCAGCGTCTACCACCTCCACCAGGAGGAGATCAACCGCATcaagagagagtgcgagagggaGATCCGGCGTCTG ATGGATGAGATAAAGGTAAAGGACAGAGCAGTGGCGGGGCTGGAGCAAAAGCTGGGGGTGCAGACGGGCGTGGCCCAGCGTCTGGCCCTGCTCAGGGAGGCCGAGCGTCAGGCCGCCGGCCCCAGGTCTGAGCCTCCTTACTCAAGTAGTGCAGGAGACTCCCTCGAGCCCTCAGCCAGCCCT GGACAGCAGTTGGACGAAAAGGACGCCCGCCGCTTCCAACTGAAGATCGCCGAGCTGAGTGCCATCATACGCAAGCTGGAGGACCGTAATGCCCTGCTGTCCGAGGAGCGCAACGAGCTA ctgaAGCGACTGCGGGAGGCTGAGAGTCAGTATAAGCCTATATTGGATAAGAACAGGCGACTGACTCACAAGAATGAGGAGCTGGCCCACGCCTTCAGACGTATGGAGAACAAACTGCGTTTCGTCACACAGGAGAACATTGAGATG ACACAGCATGTGTTTTTGCAGAGGAGGTCAGGGTCCATCCGGAGGCCAAGCTCACTCAATGCCTTGGATCAGAGTCAGGACGAGAGGGAGATTGAGTTCCTCAAACTGCAGGTTCTGGAGCAGCAGAACATCATTGATGACCTGTCCAAG GAGAGGGACATGTTGCTGAGGTACAGAAGACAAGATTCAGGTCGACGAAGGAAGAACAAGGCCGGCAAG CCGGTGATAGAGACATTCTTCGGATATGATGAAGAGGCTTCCATGGACTCGGACGGCTCATCCCACTCCTACCACACGGACCGCACACCCTGCACGCCTGACGACGacctggaggag GGCATGATAAGAGAAGAAACAGAGCTGAGGTTTCGCCAGTTGACTATGGAGTACCAGGCACTGCAGCGGGCATACGCTCTCTTACAAGAACAGGTTGGGGGCACGTTTGATGCTGAGAAGGAAGTCAAG ACACGAGAACAAATGCAAGCTGAACTCATTCGCTACCAAACCAGAGTCCAAGACCTTGAGTGTGTTTTAAGTCAGCAAGGCCAG gATATGAAATGGATTGAAGAGAAGCAGGCATTGTATCAAAGAAATCAAGGCCTCGTCGAAAAG ATTAAGCACATGGAATCAGAGGAGCATCGTTTGAGAAACGAGATTCAGGACATTAAAGACCAAAATGAACTTTTAGAGTTCCGTATTCTCGAACTTGAA gagagagagaggagatcccCAGCCATAAACTTCCACAATATCTACTTCAGAGAGGGCGTGAGCCCACTGCAGAtctactgtgaggcagagggagTCACT GATATAAGCATTTCAGAGCTGATGAAAAAGCTGGATATTCTGGGGGATAACGCCGTAAGT ACCCTTTCCAATGAGGAGCAAGTGGTAGTCATTCATGCCCGGACTGTTCTGACTCTGGCTGAGAGG TGGCTGGAGCAAATTGAGGTGACCAAATCCGCTTTACAGCAGAAAATGCTGGACATTGAGAGTGAGAAG GACCTCTTCAGCAAACAGAAAGGATATTTAGATGATGAGCTGGACTACAGAAAGCAGTCAGTGGATCAGGCGCATAAG CGGATTCTGGAACTGGAGGCCATGTTGTTCGATGCGCTGCAGCAGGAGGCCGGGGCCAAGGTGTCGGAGCTGCTGTCCGAAGACCAGCGTGAGGCGCTCCAGCGTGCCGTGGAGCAGTGGAGGAGACAGGTGCTGAGcgagctgagggagagagatactcaGATActcagagagaggatggagctgGTGCAGCACGCACAGCag AGAATAAAGGAGCTGGAGGAGTGGATAGGAGCACAGAAACGACAGATAAAGGAATTAGAAGAAAAG CCTTCATTCTTTGGTCGTAGTTTCTCCGGCCAGCCAGATCAG GGGTGCAGGCTGTTTTGTCTATCTGATGTTTCTGATGAAAGAGCCACAGCTGGTTGA
- the jakmip3 gene encoding janus kinase and microtubule-interacting protein 3 isoform X23 produces MSKKGPGGRNKGERPDALGALQAANEELRAKLTDIQIELQQEKSKVSKLEREKTQEVRHEQNKSTVVVTELRAKLHEEKLKELHSVRETLLRQHEQELMRVIKIKDGEIQRLQGLVAALRDGPADKLRSALVVEVREEARRGFESERGRLQQEILELKGAKRQMEDALSTAVQADKTKAAEIRSVYHLHQEEINRIKRECEREIRRLMDEIKVKDRAVAGLEQKLGVQTGVAQRLALLREAERQAAGPRSEPPYSSSAGDSLEPSASPQLDEKDARRFQLKIAELSAIIRKLEDRNALLSEERNELLKRLREAESQYKPILDKNRRLTHKNEELAHAFRRMENKLRFVTQENIEMRRSGSIRRPSSLNALDQSQDEREIEFLKLQVLEQQNIIDDLSKALETAGYVKSVIERDMLLRYRRQDSGRRRKNKAGKPVIETFFGYDEEASMDSDGSSHSYHTDRTPCTPDDDLEEGMIREETELRFRQLTMEYQALQRAYALLQEQVGGTFDAEKEVKTREQMQAELIRYQTRVQDLECVLSQQGQDMKWIEEKQALYQRNQGLVEKIKHMESEEHRLRNEIQDIKDQNELLEFRILELEERERRSPAINFHNIYFREGVSPLQIYCEAEGVTDISISELMKKLDILGDNATLSNEEQVVVIHARTVLTLAERWLEQIEVTKSALQQKMLDIESEKDLFSKQKGYLDDELDYRKQSVDQAHKRILELEAMLFDALQQEAGAKVSELLSEDQREALQRAVEQWRRQVLSELRERDTQILRERMELVQHAQQRIKELEEWIGAQKRQIKELEEKFLFLFLFFSLAFILWS; encoded by the exons ATGTCCAAGAAGGGGCCGGGGGGCCGGAACAAGGGGGAGCGGCCCGACGCCCTGGGGGCTCTGCAGGCGGCCAACGAGGAGCTGAGGGCCAAACTCACCGACATCCAGATCGAGCTCCAGCAAGAGAAGAGCAAG GTGAGTAAGCTGGAGCGCGAGAAGACGCAGGAGGTGCGGCACGAGCAGAACAAGTcgacggtggtggtgacggaGCTGCGGGCCAAGCTGCATGAGGAGAAGCTGAAGGAGCTGCACAGCGTGCGCGAGACGCTACTGCGCCAGCACGAGCAGGAGCTGATGCGCGTCATCAAGATCAAAGACGGAGAGATCCAGCGGCTCCAGGGCCTGGTGGCGGCCTTGCGCGATGGCCCCGCCGACAAGCTGCGCTCGGCCCTGGTGGTGGAGGTGCGCGAGGAGGCCCGCCGGGGCTTCGAGAGCGAGCGCGGCCGCCTGCAGCAGGAGATTCTGGAGCTGAAGGGGGCCAAGCGGCAGATGGAGGATGCGCTCAGCACCGCCGTGCAGGCCGACAAGACCAAGGCAGCTGAGATCCGCAGCGTCTACCACCTCCACCAGGAGGAGATCAACCGCATcaagagagagtgcgagagggaGATCCGGCGTCTG ATGGATGAGATAAAGGTAAAGGACAGAGCAGTGGCGGGGCTGGAGCAAAAGCTGGGGGTGCAGACGGGCGTGGCCCAGCGTCTGGCCCTGCTCAGGGAGGCCGAGCGTCAGGCCGCCGGCCCCAGGTCTGAGCCTCCTTACTCAAGTAGTGCAGGAGACTCCCTCGAGCCCTCAGCCAGCCCT CAGTTGGACGAAAAGGACGCCCGCCGCTTCCAACTGAAGATCGCCGAGCTGAGTGCCATCATACGCAAGCTGGAGGACCGTAATGCCCTGCTGTCCGAGGAGCGCAACGAGCTA ctgaAGCGACTGCGGGAGGCTGAGAGTCAGTATAAGCCTATATTGGATAAGAACAGGCGACTGACTCACAAGAATGAGGAGCTGGCCCACGCCTTCAGACGTATGGAGAACAAACTGCGTTTCGTCACACAGGAGAACATTGAGATG AGGAGGTCAGGGTCCATCCGGAGGCCAAGCTCACTCAATGCCTTGGATCAGAGTCAGGACGAGAGGGAGATTGAGTTCCTCAAACTGCAGGTTCTGGAGCAGCAGAACATCATTGATGACCTGTCCAAG GCACTTGAAACTGCAGGATACGTGAAAAGTGTCATA GAGAGGGACATGTTGCTGAGGTACAGAAGACAAGATTCAGGTCGACGAAGGAAGAACAAGGCCGGCAAG CCGGTGATAGAGACATTCTTCGGATATGATGAAGAGGCTTCCATGGACTCGGACGGCTCATCCCACTCCTACCACACGGACCGCACACCCTGCACGCCTGACGACGacctggaggag GGCATGATAAGAGAAGAAACAGAGCTGAGGTTTCGCCAGTTGACTATGGAGTACCAGGCACTGCAGCGGGCATACGCTCTCTTACAAGAACAGGTTGGGGGCACGTTTGATGCTGAGAAGGAAGTCAAG ACACGAGAACAAATGCAAGCTGAACTCATTCGCTACCAAACCAGAGTCCAAGACCTTGAGTGTGTTTTAAGTCAGCAAGGCCAG gATATGAAATGGATTGAAGAGAAGCAGGCATTGTATCAAAGAAATCAAGGCCTCGTCGAAAAG ATTAAGCACATGGAATCAGAGGAGCATCGTTTGAGAAACGAGATTCAGGACATTAAAGACCAAAATGAACTTTTAGAGTTCCGTATTCTCGAACTTGAA gagagagagaggagatcccCAGCCATAAACTTCCACAATATCTACTTCAGAGAGGGCGTGAGCCCACTGCAGAtctactgtgaggcagagggagTCACT GATATAAGCATTTCAGAGCTGATGAAAAAGCTGGATATTCTGGGGGATAACGCC ACCCTTTCCAATGAGGAGCAAGTGGTAGTCATTCATGCCCGGACTGTTCTGACTCTGGCTGAGAGG TGGCTGGAGCAAATTGAGGTGACCAAATCCGCTTTACAGCAGAAAATGCTGGACATTGAGAGTGAGAAG GACCTCTTCAGCAAACAGAAAGGATATTTAGATGATGAGCTGGACTACAGAAAGCAGTCAGTGGATCAGGCGCATAAG CGGATTCTGGAACTGGAGGCCATGTTGTTCGATGCGCTGCAGCAGGAGGCCGGGGCCAAGGTGTCGGAGCTGCTGTCCGAAGACCAGCGTGAGGCGCTCCAGCGTGCCGTGGAGCAGTGGAGGAGACAGGTGCTGAGcgagctgagggagagagatactcaGATActcagagagaggatggagctgGTGCAGCACGCACAGCag AGAATAAAGGAGCTGGAGGAGTGGATAGGAGCACAGAAACGACAGATAAAGGAATTAGAAGAAAAG tttttatttttatttttgttcttctcTTTAGCCTTCATTCTTTGGTCGTAG
- the jakmip3 gene encoding janus kinase and microtubule-interacting protein 3 isoform X12 yields MSKKGPGGRNKGERPDALGALQAANEELRAKLTDIQIELQQEKSKVSKLEREKTQEVRHEQNKSTVVVTELRAKLHEEKLKELHSVRETLLRQHEQELMRVIKIKDGEIQRLQGLVAALRDGPADKLRSALVVEVREEARRGFESERGRLQQEILELKGAKRQMEDALSTAVQADKTKAAEIRSVYHLHQEEINRIKRECEREIRRLMDEIKVKDRAVAGLEQKLGVQTGVAQRLALLREAERQAAGPRSEPPYSSSAGDSLEPSASPGQQLDEKDARRFQLKIAELSAIIRKLEDRNALLSEERNELLKRLREAESQYKPILDKNRRLTHKNEELAHAFRRMENKLRFVTQENIEMRRSGSIRRPSSLNALDQSQDEREIEFLKLQVLEQQNIIDDLSKALETAGYVKSVIERDMLLRYRRQDSGRRRKNKAGKPVIETFFGYDEEASMDSDGSSHSYHTDRTPCTPDDDLEEGMIREETELRFRQLTMEYQALQRAYALLQEQVGGTFDAEKEVKTREQMQAELIRYQTRVQDLECVLSQQGQDMKWIEEKQALYQRNQGLVEKIKHMESEEHRLRNEIQDIKDQNELLEFRILELEERERRSPAINFHNIYFREGVSPLQIYCEAEGVTDISISELMKKLDILGDNAVSTLSNEEQVVVIHARTVLTLAERWLEQIEVTKSALQQKMLDIESEKDLFSKQKGYLDDELDYRKQSVDQAHKRILELEAMLFDALQQEAGAKVSELLSEDQREALQRAVEQWRRQVLSELRERDTQILRERMELVQHAQQRIKELEEWIGAQKRQIKELEEKFLFLFLFFSLAFILWS; encoded by the exons ATGTCCAAGAAGGGGCCGGGGGGCCGGAACAAGGGGGAGCGGCCCGACGCCCTGGGGGCTCTGCAGGCGGCCAACGAGGAGCTGAGGGCCAAACTCACCGACATCCAGATCGAGCTCCAGCAAGAGAAGAGCAAG GTGAGTAAGCTGGAGCGCGAGAAGACGCAGGAGGTGCGGCACGAGCAGAACAAGTcgacggtggtggtgacggaGCTGCGGGCCAAGCTGCATGAGGAGAAGCTGAAGGAGCTGCACAGCGTGCGCGAGACGCTACTGCGCCAGCACGAGCAGGAGCTGATGCGCGTCATCAAGATCAAAGACGGAGAGATCCAGCGGCTCCAGGGCCTGGTGGCGGCCTTGCGCGATGGCCCCGCCGACAAGCTGCGCTCGGCCCTGGTGGTGGAGGTGCGCGAGGAGGCCCGCCGGGGCTTCGAGAGCGAGCGCGGCCGCCTGCAGCAGGAGATTCTGGAGCTGAAGGGGGCCAAGCGGCAGATGGAGGATGCGCTCAGCACCGCCGTGCAGGCCGACAAGACCAAGGCAGCTGAGATCCGCAGCGTCTACCACCTCCACCAGGAGGAGATCAACCGCATcaagagagagtgcgagagggaGATCCGGCGTCTG ATGGATGAGATAAAGGTAAAGGACAGAGCAGTGGCGGGGCTGGAGCAAAAGCTGGGGGTGCAGACGGGCGTGGCCCAGCGTCTGGCCCTGCTCAGGGAGGCCGAGCGTCAGGCCGCCGGCCCCAGGTCTGAGCCTCCTTACTCAAGTAGTGCAGGAGACTCCCTCGAGCCCTCAGCCAGCCCT GGACAGCAGTTGGACGAAAAGGACGCCCGCCGCTTCCAACTGAAGATCGCCGAGCTGAGTGCCATCATACGCAAGCTGGAGGACCGTAATGCCCTGCTGTCCGAGGAGCGCAACGAGCTA ctgaAGCGACTGCGGGAGGCTGAGAGTCAGTATAAGCCTATATTGGATAAGAACAGGCGACTGACTCACAAGAATGAGGAGCTGGCCCACGCCTTCAGACGTATGGAGAACAAACTGCGTTTCGTCACACAGGAGAACATTGAGATG AGGAGGTCAGGGTCCATCCGGAGGCCAAGCTCACTCAATGCCTTGGATCAGAGTCAGGACGAGAGGGAGATTGAGTTCCTCAAACTGCAGGTTCTGGAGCAGCAGAACATCATTGATGACCTGTCCAAG GCACTTGAAACTGCAGGATACGTGAAAAGTGTCATA GAGAGGGACATGTTGCTGAGGTACAGAAGACAAGATTCAGGTCGACGAAGGAAGAACAAGGCCGGCAAG CCGGTGATAGAGACATTCTTCGGATATGATGAAGAGGCTTCCATGGACTCGGACGGCTCATCCCACTCCTACCACACGGACCGCACACCCTGCACGCCTGACGACGacctggaggag GGCATGATAAGAGAAGAAACAGAGCTGAGGTTTCGCCAGTTGACTATGGAGTACCAGGCACTGCAGCGGGCATACGCTCTCTTACAAGAACAGGTTGGGGGCACGTTTGATGCTGAGAAGGAAGTCAAG ACACGAGAACAAATGCAAGCTGAACTCATTCGCTACCAAACCAGAGTCCAAGACCTTGAGTGTGTTTTAAGTCAGCAAGGCCAG gATATGAAATGGATTGAAGAGAAGCAGGCATTGTATCAAAGAAATCAAGGCCTCGTCGAAAAG ATTAAGCACATGGAATCAGAGGAGCATCGTTTGAGAAACGAGATTCAGGACATTAAAGACCAAAATGAACTTTTAGAGTTCCGTATTCTCGAACTTGAA gagagagagaggagatcccCAGCCATAAACTTCCACAATATCTACTTCAGAGAGGGCGTGAGCCCACTGCAGAtctactgtgaggcagagggagTCACT GATATAAGCATTTCAGAGCTGATGAAAAAGCTGGATATTCTGGGGGATAACGCCGTAAGT ACCCTTTCCAATGAGGAGCAAGTGGTAGTCATTCATGCCCGGACTGTTCTGACTCTGGCTGAGAGG TGGCTGGAGCAAATTGAGGTGACCAAATCCGCTTTACAGCAGAAAATGCTGGACATTGAGAGTGAGAAG GACCTCTTCAGCAAACAGAAAGGATATTTAGATGATGAGCTGGACTACAGAAAGCAGTCAGTGGATCAGGCGCATAAG CGGATTCTGGAACTGGAGGCCATGTTGTTCGATGCGCTGCAGCAGGAGGCCGGGGCCAAGGTGTCGGAGCTGCTGTCCGAAGACCAGCGTGAGGCGCTCCAGCGTGCCGTGGAGCAGTGGAGGAGACAGGTGCTGAGcgagctgagggagagagatactcaGATActcagagagaggatggagctgGTGCAGCACGCACAGCag AGAATAAAGGAGCTGGAGGAGTGGATAGGAGCACAGAAACGACAGATAAAGGAATTAGAAGAAAAG tttttatttttatttttgttcttctcTTTAGCCTTCATTCTTTGGTCGTAG